CGGGGCGATGAATTGTTGGGCGGTGGCATCATCCGGAGCACGTCGCGAAGCGGACCATCGGTGCTTCCTCCCCCCTCTAAGACCGGAAATCTGCGTCTTGACAACACGGCGGCCCTATGTTAGGTTAACGTTTTTGTTTAGACATTAGGCGAGGGGTTCGGTATAACACCATGAACATCGGAACGGCACGACGATATGCGAAAGCGCTTTTCGAATTGGCCCAGCAGGAAAAACAGCTGGTGCCGATTCGCGAGCGGCTCGAACAGGTCGAGCAGATGATCCGCACGCAGAACGAGCTGCGGGATCTCTGCCAGAACCCTCGCTATCACCAGGAAGAGAAAAAGCGAGTCTTGGCATCGCTGGCGGATCGAATCGGGAGTCCGCCGCTTCTGAAGCGCTTCATGGAGCTCCTCGTCAAGAAAAACCGGCTCTCGCAGTTGCCCGATATTACAAAAGCATTTGGGATCCTCGTGGACGAAGCGCAAGGGGTGGAACACGTCCAGGTGCGGGTGGCCCGGCCCTTGTCAAAAGACCAGCGGTCGGAATTGAAGCGACATTTGGAAACCTTGACCCGGCGCGATGTGGACCTCGTCGTTGATGAGGATCCCGCCCTGATCGGAGGAATGGTGGTCTACGCCGGAAGCCGGATTTATGATGGGAGCGTGAAGGGACAACTTCAGAGACTTCGCCGGGAATTGGTAAAGTAAGGTCGGGGGCATAAACAATGCAGATGCGTGCGGAAGAAATCAGCGAGATCATCAAAAAACAAATCAAGGAATTTGAGAAAGGCGTCGACATCCAGGAAGTCGGAACGGTTCTCCAGGTCGGCGATAACATCGCGAAGATCTACGGACTGGAAAATGCGATGGCCGGAGAGCTTCTGGAGTTTCCCGGGTCGGTTTACGGGATTGTCCTGAACCTGGAAGAGGACAATGTCGGCGCGGTCCTGATGGGGTCGGATGTCGGAATCAAAGAAGGGGATATGGTCAAACGGACCGGCCGCATTGCGGAGGTTCCGGTGGGCGAAGACTTGGTCGGGCGCGTCGTGGATGCGATCGGAAATCCGGTGGACGGCAAAGGGCCCGTCAAGGCCACGGCGACCCGCCGCGTTGAAGTGTCGGCCCCGGGCGTGGTCACCCGCCAGTCGGTGCGGGAACCGCTGCAGACCGGGCTCAAAGCGATCGACGCCATGATCCCGATCGGCCGGGGCCAGCGCGAATTGATTATCGGTGACCGCCAGACGGGGAAGACCGCCATTGCCGTGGACACGATAATCAATCAAAAGGGCCAGAACGTTTTCTGCATTTACGTGGCCATCGGCCAGAAGCGGTCCACCGTCGCACGGGTGGTCAAGACTCTGGAAGAACACCGGGCGATGGAATACAGCCTGGTGGTGGCGGCGACGGCGAGCGACGCCGCGCCCATGCAGTACCTGGCCCCGTTCTCGGGCGTCGCCATGGGAGAATATTTCCGGGACAACGGCAAGCATGCCCTGATCGTCT
This region of Nitrospiria bacterium genomic DNA includes:
- the atpA gene encoding F0F1 ATP synthase subunit alpha — protein: MQMRAEEISEIIKKQIKEFEKGVDIQEVGTVLQVGDNIAKIYGLENAMAGELLEFPGSVYGIVLNLEEDNVGAVLMGSDVGIKEGDMVKRTGRIAEVPVGEDLVGRVVDAIGNPVDGKGPVKATATRRVEVSAPGVVTRQSVREPLQTGLKAIDAMIPIGRGQRELIIGDRQTGKTAIAVDTIINQKGQNVFCIYVAIGQKRSTVARVVKTLEEHRAMEYSLVVAATASDAAPMQYLAPFSGVAMGEYFRDNGKHALIVYDDLSKHAVAYRQLSLLLRRPPGREAYPGDVFYLHSRLLERAAKLSDALGGGSLTALPIIETQAGDVSAYIPTNVISITDGQIYLGSDLFYSGIRPAINVGLSVSRVGGAAQIKTMKQVAGTLRLDLAQYREMAAFAQFGSELDKTTQAQLNRGVRMVELLKQGQYKPMAVADQVLSIFAGVSGFLDDVPVNKVSQFEEDLLYYVAQHHPEMKKELGAKPKIDEALTAQLKQIITTFKQKGGYGAQP
- the atpH gene encoding ATP synthase F1 subunit delta; this translates as MNIGTARRYAKALFELAQQEKQLVPIRERLEQVEQMIRTQNELRDLCQNPRYHQEEKKRVLASLADRIGSPPLLKRFMELLVKKNRLSQLPDITKAFGILVDEAQGVEHVQVRVARPLSKDQRSELKRHLETLTRRDVDLVVDEDPALIGGMVVYAGSRIYDGSVKGQLQRLRRELVK